One genomic window of Dermacentor andersoni chromosome 8, qqDerAnde1_hic_scaffold, whole genome shotgun sequence includes the following:
- the LOC126529088 gene encoding thioredoxin, mitochondrial-like: MSRRTIMALVRASLSLCRQSGLISARCISTAQASRAQFSIQDKEDFKSKVLESKKPVVVNFRANWCGPCKMLTPRLEAAVDARGDKLDLAKVDIDDQADLAFQYEVEAVPAVIMFKDGEVTDRFLGLKDQDQIDSFLDKAIGA; this comes from the exons ATGAGCAGACGAACAATCATGGCGCTTGTCCGAGCATCGTTGAGTCTGTGCCGACAATCCGGACTTATCTCCGCGAGATGCATTTCTACAGCACAAGCTTCGAGAGCGCAATTCTCCATTCAAGACAAGGAGGACTTCAAGTCTAAAGTGCTAGAGAGCAAGAAACCGGTTGTCGTCAACTTCCGCGCTAA CTGGTGTGGGCCCTGCAAGATGCTGACCCCTCGCTTGGAGGCTGCGGTGGACGCGAGGGGCGACAAGCTGGACCTCGCCAAAGTGGACATCGACGACCAGGCTGACCTTGCCTTTCAGTACGAG GTTGAAGCCGTCCCAGCCGTGATAATGTTCAAGGACGGCGAAGTGACGGACCGTTTCTTGGGTCTCAAGGACCAGGACCAGATCGATAGCTTTCTTGACAAGGCCATCGGGGCGTGA
- the Shmt gene encoding serine hydroxymethyltransferase isoform X1: MSAGGDASSVPARNYSAMEPGFMQQPLEKCDEELHQLVLKEKQRQLRGLEMIASENFTSLAVTQCLGTCLTNKYSEGYPGQRYYGGNEFIDEIEILCQKRALEAYRLDPQLWGVNVQPYSGSPANFAVYTGVVEPHGRIMGLDLPDGGHLTHGFFTDKKKISATSIFFESMPYKVNPQTGLIDYDKLQQTAALFKPKLIIAGVSCYPRHLDYKRFREIANENNSLLMADMAHVSGLVAAQVAPNPFEYCDIVTTTTHKTLRGPRAGLIFFRKGVRSESKTGVKVMYDLEEKIKQAVFPGLQGGPHNNVIAGIAAALKQASTPEFKAYQEQVVKNAKTLAKELQDRGYTCVSGGTDNHLVWVDLRPTGLNGSRAERVLELMSIACNKNTVPGDKSALNPGGIRLGTPALTTRGLKENDIIKVAEFIHKGLAFALEVKANSGPTLKDFKAKLETDPVYVERMNKLREEVEAFALTFFMPGYMDV; encoded by the exons ATGTCGGCTGGAGGTGACGCCTCGTCGGTCCCGGCTCGAAATT ACTCGGCCATGGAGCCTGGATTTATGCAGCAGCCTTTAGAGAAGTGCGATGAGGAGCTTCACCAGCTTGTCTTGAAGGAGAAGCAGCGGCAGCTGCGTGGCCTTGAGATGATCGCCTCCGAGAACTTCACCAGTCTGGCAGTCACCCAGTGCCTCGGGACCTGCCTCACCAACAAGTACTCAGAGGGATACCCTGGGCAGAG GTACTACGGTGGCAACGAGTTCATCGACGAGATCGAAATCCTGTGCCAGAAGCGGGCCCTGGAGGCGTACCGTCTTGACCCCCAGCTCTGGGGCGTCAACGTGCAGCCCTACTCCGGCTCTCCGGCAAACTTTGCCGTCTATACGGGCGTCGTCGAACCGCACGGGCGCATCATGGGCCTGGACCTGCCCGACGGGGGCCACCTGACCCACGGCTTCttcaccgacaagaagaagatctcGGCGACGTCCATCTTCTTCGAGTCGATGCCGTACAAGGTGAACCCGCAGACGGGCCTCATCGACTACGACAAGCTGCAGCAGACGGCTGCTCTGTTCAAGCCCAAGCTCATTATTGCTG GCGTGAGCTGCTACCCCCGTCATCTGGACTACAAGCGGTTCCGCGAGATCGCCAACGAGAACAACTCTCTGCTGATGGCTGACATGGCTCACGTCAGCGGCCTGGTGGCTGCGCAGGTGGCGCCGAACCCTTTCGAGTACTGCGACATCGTCACAACCACCACTCACAAGACCCTGCGGGGACCCCGAGCAGGGCTCATCTTCTTCCGCAAAG GTGTGCGGTCTGAATCAAAGACCGGCGTGAAGGTCATGTATGACCTTGAAGAGAAGATCAAGCAGGCTGTCTTCCCGGGGCTCCAGGGTGGGCCGCACAACAATGTCATTGCAG GAATTGCAGCTGCACTCAAGCAGGCCAGCACCCCCGAGTTCAAGGCCTACCAGGAGCAGGTTGTCAAGAACGCGAAGACGCTTGCCAAGGAACTTCAGGACCGAGGCTATACATGCGTCTCAG GAGGCACAGACAACCACTTAGTCTGGGTCGACCTGAGACCCACGGGCCTCAACGGATCGCGAGCGGAGCGCGTGCTCGAGCTCATGTCCATCGCGTGCAACAAGAACACCGTGCCCGGCGACAAGAGCGCGCTCAACCCTGGCGGCATCCGCCTGGGCACCCCTGCTCTCACCACGCGAGGCCTCAAGGAGAACGACATCATCAAGGTGGCCGAGTTCATCCACAAAG GACTGGCCTTCGCCCTGGAAGTCAAGGCCAACTCGGGACCAACCCTGAAGGACTTTAAGGCAAAGCTCGAAACGGATCCGGTCTATGTGGAGCGGATGAACAAGCTCCGCGAGGAAGTGGAAGCCTTTGCACTCACTTTCTTCATGCCCGGCTACATGGATGTCTGA
- the Shmt gene encoding serine hydroxymethyltransferase isoform X2: protein MRIPDSAMEPGFMQQPLEKCDEELHQLVLKEKQRQLRGLEMIASENFTSLAVTQCLGTCLTNKYSEGYPGQRYYGGNEFIDEIEILCQKRALEAYRLDPQLWGVNVQPYSGSPANFAVYTGVVEPHGRIMGLDLPDGGHLTHGFFTDKKKISATSIFFESMPYKVNPQTGLIDYDKLQQTAALFKPKLIIAGVSCYPRHLDYKRFREIANENNSLLMADMAHVSGLVAAQVAPNPFEYCDIVTTTTHKTLRGPRAGLIFFRKGVRSESKTGVKVMYDLEEKIKQAVFPGLQGGPHNNVIAGIAAALKQASTPEFKAYQEQVVKNAKTLAKELQDRGYTCVSGGTDNHLVWVDLRPTGLNGSRAERVLELMSIACNKNTVPGDKSALNPGGIRLGTPALTTRGLKENDIIKVAEFIHKGLAFALEVKANSGPTLKDFKAKLETDPVYVERMNKLREEVEAFALTFFMPGYMDV from the exons ATGAGAATACCAG ACTCGGCCATGGAGCCTGGATTTATGCAGCAGCCTTTAGAGAAGTGCGATGAGGAGCTTCACCAGCTTGTCTTGAAGGAGAAGCAGCGGCAGCTGCGTGGCCTTGAGATGATCGCCTCCGAGAACTTCACCAGTCTGGCAGTCACCCAGTGCCTCGGGACCTGCCTCACCAACAAGTACTCAGAGGGATACCCTGGGCAGAG GTACTACGGTGGCAACGAGTTCATCGACGAGATCGAAATCCTGTGCCAGAAGCGGGCCCTGGAGGCGTACCGTCTTGACCCCCAGCTCTGGGGCGTCAACGTGCAGCCCTACTCCGGCTCTCCGGCAAACTTTGCCGTCTATACGGGCGTCGTCGAACCGCACGGGCGCATCATGGGCCTGGACCTGCCCGACGGGGGCCACCTGACCCACGGCTTCttcaccgacaagaagaagatctcGGCGACGTCCATCTTCTTCGAGTCGATGCCGTACAAGGTGAACCCGCAGACGGGCCTCATCGACTACGACAAGCTGCAGCAGACGGCTGCTCTGTTCAAGCCCAAGCTCATTATTGCTG GCGTGAGCTGCTACCCCCGTCATCTGGACTACAAGCGGTTCCGCGAGATCGCCAACGAGAACAACTCTCTGCTGATGGCTGACATGGCTCACGTCAGCGGCCTGGTGGCTGCGCAGGTGGCGCCGAACCCTTTCGAGTACTGCGACATCGTCACAACCACCACTCACAAGACCCTGCGGGGACCCCGAGCAGGGCTCATCTTCTTCCGCAAAG GTGTGCGGTCTGAATCAAAGACCGGCGTGAAGGTCATGTATGACCTTGAAGAGAAGATCAAGCAGGCTGTCTTCCCGGGGCTCCAGGGTGGGCCGCACAACAATGTCATTGCAG GAATTGCAGCTGCACTCAAGCAGGCCAGCACCCCCGAGTTCAAGGCCTACCAGGAGCAGGTTGTCAAGAACGCGAAGACGCTTGCCAAGGAACTTCAGGACCGAGGCTATACATGCGTCTCAG GAGGCACAGACAACCACTTAGTCTGGGTCGACCTGAGACCCACGGGCCTCAACGGATCGCGAGCGGAGCGCGTGCTCGAGCTCATGTCCATCGCGTGCAACAAGAACACCGTGCCCGGCGACAAGAGCGCGCTCAACCCTGGCGGCATCCGCCTGGGCACCCCTGCTCTCACCACGCGAGGCCTCAAGGAGAACGACATCATCAAGGTGGCCGAGTTCATCCACAAAG GACTGGCCTTCGCCCTGGAAGTCAAGGCCAACTCGGGACCAACCCTGAAGGACTTTAAGGCAAAGCTCGAAACGGATCCGGTCTATGTGGAGCGGATGAACAAGCTCCGCGAGGAAGTGGAAGCCTTTGCACTCACTTTCTTCATGCCCGGCTACATGGATGTCTGA